TTGCATGTCGCCATACTCAATGCCGTTATGTACCATTTTTACGTAATGACCGGCGCCGCCGGCTCCAATCCATTCGCAACAAGCATCACCGTTAACTTTTGCGGCAATAGCCTGGAAGATTTCCTTTACCTGGGGCCAAGCTTGTGCATGACCACCCGGCATCAGGGAAGGGCCGTGCCGGGCGCCTTCTTCGCCACCGGACACGCCTATGCCCAAATAGTGTAGATTTTTTTCGGCAAGAAACCGGCAGCGACGGTCGGTGTCTGTGAAAAGAGAGTTGCCGCCGTCCATGATAATGTCGCCGGGTTCCAAGAACGGTAGTAGGGAGTCGATCAAGGCGTCCACTGCGGCTCCGGCCTGGACCATCACCATGATTTTACGGGGAGCTTTCAATGCGGTACAAAACTCTTCTATGGAGTAGGTGCCTTGTACTTGAGTATCTTTGGCAGCGGCGGCGAGGAAGTGGTCTGTCTTAGATCGAGTACGGTTATACACGGCTACCTTATAGCCATGGTCGTTCATATTGAGAACCAGGTTTTGCCCCATCACTGCGAGGCCAATCAATCCTATGTCTGCCGCCAATGTTCTTCCCTCTTGATTGGGGTTGGTGAAAGTTCGGGTGAATCGTTAAAACAGCAAATTTTGTTCCGTAAAATGTAAAACCGGTTTTACAAATCAATGCAGGGGAACTCACCCCGGTAAGATTCCGGGGCGAGCACCATAAATTGTAGACGGATAAAACAGGTATAACTAAAGTGTAGACGAAGACGCCTTAAATGAATTTATTCGGCAAGGAGTTCCTTGAAACTGGATTCCAGTTTGGATTTGTCTTTGTCACGGAAGCCGGCGTGGGTAACGCGGATATTACCTTGACGGTCGATGAGGTAAGAACTGGGCATACCTTTTAACTTGTAAGCGTCAGCAACCTTGCCATCAGGGTCGTGTAAGATCAGAAATTTGACAGGATTTTCTTTTAGAAATTTGTCAATAACGTCACGTTTACCGTCCAGGCTCACAGCAATAATCTTCAAACCCAAGTCCTTATAACGCTGGTGCATTTGATCCATCCACGGAAAGGATTTTCGACAGGGTGGGCACCAAGTAGCCCAGAAGTCCAAATACACTACTTCGCCTTTGAATTGCTTCAGAGAGACATTTTGACCGTTCAGGTCTTTCAATGTAAACGCCGGTGCGGCTGCTTGCACTCCCAAACTGAGAAGTAGCAACAGTACGATGATTAAAATCTGACGGAATAGGGTTATTCGAGTTTGCTTCGTGAATTGGGTGGAGCAATGA
This genomic stretch from Gammaproteobacteria bacterium harbors:
- a CDS encoding TlpA family protein disulfide reductase; the encoded protein is MTHCSTQFTKQTRITLFRQILIIVLLLLLSLGVQAAAPAFTLKDLNGQNVSLKQFKGEVVYLDFWATWCPPCRKSFPWMDQMHQRYKDLGLKIIAVSLDGKRDVIDKFLKENPVKFLILHDPDGKVADAYKLKGMPSSYLIDRQGNIRVTHAGFRDKDKSKLESSFKELLAE